Genomic segment of Candidatus Finniella inopinata:
TGATTCCGCCTGCTTTTCGTATTAAGTCTTGATTAGGGATATTCGGATCATTCTTTTTACTAAACGGAAAGGGCACCATCATGATTTCAACTTTAGTCCCTTTTTTGGCTGCCGCGGCCAGCGCTTTGGCAACGTCTTCATCCTGGATACTTTGTTGATAAACGTGAATGGATTGTTTAGCACTTGCAATCATATCCAAAAAGAATTGCTTTTGAGTTGGTGACGGTCCCCATATAAGCTGAGGGTGCTGGGGTGTCGCTGGCTTGCCTTCTATGTCAGCATCAAAAACCGTGATCAGCTCTTTCACCATATCGGGATTTGTGATGGTAATTGCAAAATCTCTGGGGGCCACTTCTTGGATTTTTCCTTCAGCGTCGATAATGCCGTCGAACGATTCCTTATCAAGGTTGCCCGTGCTCACCATGGCCCATCTGTCATCAACGATGATTAATTTGTGATGAGTCTGCTTTAAGGGCGCAACAGGATAATAAGCCGAAATGGTCTTTCGACCTTTCACATGGTCCATACTAAAAGATGTGTTTTCAGTTTTTTCATGCCCAATAGGCTGCGGATCAACGAAAAGTTTGATGTGAATGCCGCGGTCAGCTGCATCGCATAGGGCCTTTAAAATCTCTGGATCCGCCAAGCGATAAGCCGCCAATCTGATTGTGTTTTTTGCATTAGCCATAGCGTCAAGCCAAGGTTTGCGTTGTGCATCGGGGAAAATGCAGATCCCATC
This window contains:
- a CDS encoding phospholipase D-like domain-containing protein; translated protein: MINKKSLSFFGVFVFLFLAIGGCLDKGCHASSQAPLQELVPVFDKAFPSLPENWDTDGICIFPDAQRKPWLDAMANAKNTIRLAAYRLADPEILKALCDAADRGIHIKLFVDPQPIGHEKTENTSFSMDHVKGRKTISAYYPVAPLKQTHHKLIIVDDRWAMVSTGNLDKESFDGIIDAEGKIQEVAPRDFAITITNPDMVKELITVFDADIEGKPATPQHPQLIWGPSPTQKQFFLDMIASAKQSIHVYQQSIQDEDVAKALAAAAKKGTKVEIMMVPFPFSKKNDPNIPNQDLIRKAGGIIHLKALYIHAKIVVIDANDKNHRVMYLGSLNFYEPSFKESRELGVITNDPAQIEKIMSVFKKDVKGPSHD